A genomic stretch from Flavobacterium sp. KS-LB2 includes:
- a CDS encoding FeoA family protein, whose amino-acid sequence MQTTIHSLKKGEKAIIKDFDIDLVPLKLLEMGCLPGNMVELLQIAPFGDPLYLNINGSHVAIRVETAREIEVEILKTNL is encoded by the coding sequence TTGCAAACAACGATACATTCTCTAAAAAAAGGTGAAAAGGCCATTATCAAAGATTTTGATATTGACCTTGTTCCATTAAAATTATTGGAAATGGGTTGTTTACCAGGAAATATGGTTGAACTCCTTCAAATTGCTCCTTTTGGCGATCCTTTATACCTTAACATTAATGGTTCACATGTTGCTATCCGAGTAGAAACTGCTCGTGAGATTGAAGTTGAAATACTAAAAACCAACTTATAA